A window of Luteolibacter flavescens contains these coding sequences:
- a CDS encoding HD domain-containing protein, translated as MDASSDITKSDFSLWQRAAAMAASAHEGQNPPGTDMPYFAHVARVAMLVSSEFGCHDPEVLAAAYLHDVFEKTSLTREAVALTMGPDVTAWVEWLSKTSKDEKAAYWERLAQAPWQARLIKMADALDHLDGPVEYREARLKAANRALALATSGEPEIERARTLLEAAIDHGRRST; from the coding sequence ATGGATGCTTCCTCCGATATTACCAAATCCGACTTTTCGCTGTGGCAGCGGGCTGCGGCGATGGCAGCTAGTGCTCACGAAGGGCAGAATCCGCCCGGGACCGATATGCCCTACTTCGCTCATGTAGCAAGGGTCGCCATGCTCGTGTCTTCGGAATTCGGCTGCCATGATCCCGAGGTGCTAGCGGCCGCCTATCTTCACGATGTCTTCGAGAAGACGTCGCTCACCCGGGAAGCGGTCGCGCTCACCATGGGGCCGGACGTGACTGCCTGGGTCGAATGGCTCAGCAAGACATCAAAGGATGAAAAGGCCGCCTACTGGGAACGCCTCGCGCAGGCACCATGGCAAGCGCGGCTGATCAAGATGGCCGACGCGCTCGATCATCTCGATGGCCCGGTCGAGTATCGGGAGGCACGACTGAAAGCTGCAAATCGCGCGCTAGCCCTTGCAACTTCTGGAGAACCGGAGATCGAGCGCGCGCGGACCTTATTGGAAGCAGCTATCGACCACGGACGCAGGTCCACCTGA
- a CDS encoding xanthine dehydrogenase family protein molybdopterin-binding subunit, producing MSSTSSYSHTGRPANRVDGAAKVTGTARYAAEFTGADLLHGHVVCSGIPRGKILSVCTSEAESIPGVVKVFTHENTPHLAWLDRSYRDQVAPDGSPLRPLHDWEIYFQGQPVALVVASTPEVAAYAASLVRVTCEADTCSTDLAEERANAYKAPASRSGIELPPDPRGDPDEVHAAAGLSLEENYGTPAQHHNPMELFASTAVWEKDVLVVYDKTQGVLNTQAYLTKVFSLSKKALQVRSPFVGGAFGSALRPQFQCFMAVLAALELQRNVKISLTRRQMFGLSGRSRTIQNVKLGATLYGELKSVIHECFSETSRFEDYIENVVNWSGVLYRCENVRQKYELAKLDINTPCDMRAPGATQGVFAFECAIDELAAALKIDPLEFRIRHHIDRDQTKDLPYSSKQLLECYRQGAAAFGWERRDAVVGSGREGRTLKGSGVATGVWEAMQMPASAKAVLGADGKLVVSSATSDIGTGTYTIMSQIAAEALGLDITDVKFQLGDTALPSSPLQGGSWTAASVGTAVDAACRKIRKKLLKMAESHPAFDGTREDDLTLDEGCVIVAGDPAHRISFTDLLEASSVSKIQRKSTALPKILKQRKYARQAHSAVFAEVEVDEDTRMVRVTRVVSAIAAGRIINPKTARSQILGGIVWGIGMALQEETVHDHRLGRIINPGLADYHFPVHADIGDIEVIFVPEDDNVVNPLGVKGLGEIGLVGVAAAVANAVHHATGRRVRDLPFTPDKLL from the coding sequence ATGAGTTCCACATCCTCATACTCCCATACCGGTCGCCCGGCGAACCGTGTCGACGGAGCAGCGAAGGTCACAGGGACCGCCCGGTATGCTGCGGAATTCACTGGTGCCGATCTCCTGCACGGTCACGTGGTGTGCAGCGGAATACCTCGTGGCAAGATCCTGTCCGTCTGCACTTCGGAGGCGGAGAGCATCCCGGGCGTCGTCAAAGTCTTCACCCATGAGAATACACCGCACCTTGCGTGGCTGGACCGCAGCTATCGCGATCAGGTGGCACCGGACGGCTCGCCTCTGCGACCCCTCCATGACTGGGAAATTTACTTCCAAGGACAGCCGGTCGCCCTCGTGGTGGCTTCGACTCCCGAGGTAGCTGCCTACGCCGCCTCGCTGGTGCGTGTGACATGCGAGGCAGACACCTGCTCCACCGATCTGGCCGAAGAGCGGGCCAATGCCTATAAGGCACCCGCCAGCCGAAGCGGTATCGAATTGCCACCCGACCCGCGTGGCGATCCGGATGAAGTCCACGCAGCAGCAGGACTCTCGCTTGAGGAAAACTACGGCACGCCGGCCCAACATCATAATCCGATGGAACTATTTGCGAGCACTGCGGTGTGGGAGAAGGACGTGCTGGTGGTATACGATAAGACCCAGGGGGTACTGAACACCCAAGCTTACCTCACCAAAGTCTTCTCGCTCTCCAAGAAGGCGCTCCAGGTGAGGTCGCCATTCGTCGGCGGTGCTTTTGGCTCGGCGCTCCGACCACAATTCCAGTGCTTCATGGCGGTGCTGGCGGCTTTGGAGCTACAGAGAAACGTAAAGATCAGCTTGACCCGCCGCCAGATGTTCGGCCTCAGCGGACGCTCGCGAACGATTCAGAATGTGAAACTCGGCGCAACCCTCTACGGCGAGCTGAAGTCCGTGATTCACGAGTGCTTCTCCGAGACTTCGCGCTTCGAGGACTACATTGAGAACGTCGTGAACTGGTCCGGCGTGCTCTATCGCTGCGAGAACGTTCGTCAGAAGTATGAACTCGCGAAGCTGGACATCAACACCCCGTGCGACATGCGCGCGCCGGGCGCGACGCAGGGGGTCTTCGCTTTCGAGTGCGCGATCGACGAACTCGCAGCAGCGCTCAAGATCGACCCGCTCGAGTTCCGCATCCGTCACCACATCGACAGGGACCAGACGAAGGACCTCCCCTACTCCAGCAAGCAACTGCTGGAATGCTATCGCCAGGGTGCTGCCGCCTTTGGCTGGGAAAGGCGGGACGCCGTGGTCGGCAGCGGGCGGGAGGGCAGAACGCTGAAGGGCTCGGGAGTAGCCACGGGCGTGTGGGAGGCGATGCAGATGCCCGCCTCGGCTAAGGCGGTGCTGGGAGCCGACGGCAAGCTTGTGGTCAGCAGCGCCACCTCGGACATCGGCACCGGAACCTATACCATCATGTCCCAGATAGCCGCGGAAGCGCTCGGACTGGACATCACGGATGTGAAATTCCAACTCGGAGACACCGCCCTGCCCTCCTCCCCGCTACAGGGAGGCTCATGGACGGCTGCCAGTGTAGGCACGGCCGTGGACGCGGCGTGCCGGAAGATCCGCAAGAAGCTGCTGAAAATGGCCGAGAGCCATCCCGCCTTCGACGGGACGAGGGAGGATGACCTGACGCTCGATGAAGGCTGCGTCATCGTCGCGGGCGACCCGGCTCACCGCATCTCATTCACCGACCTGCTGGAAGCCTCCTCCGTATCGAAGATCCAAAGGAAAAGCACCGCTCTTCCGAAGATACTAAAGCAGCGAAAATATGCCCGCCAGGCACATTCCGCTGTCTTTGCCGAGGTGGAAGTGGACGAGGACACCCGCATGGTTCGCGTGACCCGCGTGGTCAGCGCAATCGCCGCAGGGAGGATCATCAATCCGAAGACCGCACGCAGCCAGATCCTGGGCGGGATCGTATGGGGAATCGGTATGGCGCTGCAGGAGGAGACCGTCCACGACCACCGGCTCGGCAGGATCATCAACCCCGGCCTCGCCGACTATCACTTTCCCGTCCACGCGGACATCGGCGACATCGAGGTGATCTTCGTTCCCGAAGATGATAACGTGGTGAATCCGCTCGGCGTGAAAGGTCTCGGAGAAATCGGTCTCGTGGGTGTAGCCGCCGCCGTCGCGAATGCGGTCCACCATGCCACCGGCCGCCGAGTCCGCGACTTGCCCTTCACCCCGGACAAGCTGCTTTGA
- a CDS encoding ATP-binding protein, with product MNFLSHERKRHALRAGGIDAIEHDFLALRADVIRMESSQADREGLIGRTRRTCDDIILRLEQAAGRDTAAIERSEDKVRITIDAEHGGVELRLEVGSELLMETDLVLAQILVRNLLANALKSANCIVTIRTVAEGDRLRFIDGNDGPALAPAIAARLSSGQDESITATGGMGLKLCREICDALGTPLQARSPEDGGAEFDFTLKIAPSTAGQPS from the coding sequence GTGAATTTCCTCTCCCACGAGCGAAAGCGGCACGCCCTGCGAGCTGGTGGTATCGATGCCATCGAGCACGACTTCCTGGCCCTCCGGGCGGACGTCATTCGCATGGAGTCTAGCCAGGCGGATCGGGAAGGACTGATCGGCCGAACCCGGCGGACGTGTGATGATATCATCCTGCGCCTGGAGCAGGCCGCTGGCCGAGACACTGCCGCCATTGAGCGAAGCGAGGACAAAGTCCGGATTACTATCGATGCCGAACACGGCGGCGTGGAGCTGCGGTTGGAAGTGGGTAGCGAACTGCTCATGGAGACCGACCTCGTGCTTGCCCAAATCCTCGTGAGGAACCTGCTCGCAAACGCGCTGAAATCCGCCAACTGCATTGTGACCATCCGCACCGTCGCCGAAGGAGATCGGCTGCGCTTCATCGACGGCAATGACGGCCCTGCCCTAGCCCCGGCCATCGCCGCCCGCCTCTCCAGCGGCCAGGACGAGTCGATCACCGCCACCGGGGGCATGGGGCTAAAGCTCTGCCGCGAGATCTGCGACGCGCTCGGTACCCCGCTCCAAGCCCGCAGCCCCGAGGATGGCGGCGCGGAATTCGACTTCACTCTGAAGATCGCACCCTCCACGGCCGGCCAACCATCATGA
- a CDS encoding tyrosine-type recombinase/integrase — protein MIGVSLFRRPNRKTGASLPGYYCSFRITGADGRQRQINRQTGKTTKREAEAFAVALRESILKEAGAGEEKSALIYAALQEAADLAARHELTADLAREFLAKFTEIESGKAIRGYTITQWLDFWLDNKKVAGKPATLARYKNAVARFKSHLGDRAADRLEILAGADVQKFRDKLRAEGRSAKTTNGYLKDIRSCLTSAVKEGLLPRNPASNVATLSEEDSIQREPFTPDEVGKLLSSACSADWRGVILMGVYGGLRLGDAASLKAGNIDLVKNCLSYMPQKTSRKRKILTIPLHPSLEDFLLKHPLSDDPAASLFPSLAKTSVAGRNGLSLQFGALMEFAGICRNVIKQASDGAGRTQYARSFHSLRHTFTSLLANANVSQELRMRLTGHTTKEINDIYTHIELESLKKAIDQIPKLSISKYPK, from the coding sequence ATGATTGGCGTGAGTTTGTTCCGGCGGCCCAACCGAAAAACGGGCGCATCCCTCCCTGGTTACTACTGCTCATTCCGCATCACGGGTGCTGATGGGAGGCAGCGCCAGATCAATCGTCAGACTGGCAAGACGACGAAGCGGGAGGCCGAGGCTTTCGCCGTCGCTTTACGGGAGAGCATCTTAAAAGAAGCCGGGGCCGGCGAAGAGAAGAGCGCCCTCATCTACGCTGCCTTGCAAGAGGCCGCCGACCTGGCTGCGCGCCACGAGCTTACTGCGGACCTAGCTCGCGAGTTCCTGGCCAAGTTCACCGAGATTGAGTCCGGCAAGGCCATCCGAGGCTACACAATCACCCAATGGCTGGACTTCTGGCTCGATAATAAAAAGGTCGCCGGTAAGCCTGCGACCCTGGCCCGCTACAAGAATGCGGTGGCACGCTTCAAGTCGCACCTCGGCGACCGGGCTGCCGATCGATTGGAAATCCTTGCTGGCGCGGACGTGCAGAAGTTTCGCGACAAGCTCCGGGCGGAGGGTAGAAGCGCCAAGACGACCAATGGCTATTTGAAAGACATCCGTTCGTGCCTCACCTCCGCGGTGAAGGAGGGCCTACTCCCACGTAATCCTGCGAGCAACGTCGCTACCCTATCCGAGGAAGATAGCATCCAGCGCGAGCCGTTCACGCCTGACGAGGTCGGCAAACTCCTCAGTTCGGCATGTTCGGCTGATTGGCGAGGTGTCATCCTCATGGGAGTGTATGGAGGCCTTCGGCTGGGTGATGCTGCTTCGCTGAAAGCGGGCAATATTGATCTGGTGAAGAACTGCCTCTCTTACATGCCACAGAAGACATCCCGGAAGAGAAAGATCCTCACGATACCGCTGCACCCATCGCTGGAAGATTTCCTATTGAAACACCCGCTGTCAGATGATCCGGCCGCGTCCCTCTTTCCATCGTTGGCTAAGACGAGCGTGGCGGGCCGGAATGGGCTCTCTCTCCAGTTTGGGGCTCTCATGGAATTTGCCGGCATCTGCCGAAACGTCATTAAACAAGCCAGTGACGGAGCTGGTCGGACTCAATATGCACGCAGTTTCCATTCGCTCCGTCACACCTTCACGAGCTTACTGGCCAATGCGAACGTGTCCCAAGAACTGCGCATGCGCCTGACCGGCCACACGACGAAAGAAATTAATGACATCTACACCCACATCGAATTGGAGTCCTTGAAGAAAGCAATCGACCAGATCCCGAAATTGAGCATTTCGAAATACCCTAAGTGA
- a CDS encoding Ig-like domain-containing protein: MARLHANDVRPEGQEVVLDGIDTTSSQGVPLSLVGEEIHYTPGAAVTGTDRFTYPPRNSAGVSSTATVTLLPRPVCPGSHHRPGWQGHAGLPGHPAAKLHHRTLHRSEWVDRHRHPLQRCRRLARLHRRRPDHVPRILQDRLALRGGIICPPFLRGDPSATVSRNARITDGKTGGRRMPPMHHNGDPTTGLALGGVS, encoded by the coding sequence CTGGCTAGACTCCATGCGAATGACGTCCGCCCGGAGGGCCAGGAAGTCGTGCTCGATGGCATCGATACCACCAGCTCGCAGGGCGTGCCGCTTTCGCTCGTGGGAGAGGAAATTCACTACACTCCCGGGGCCGCGGTGACCGGAACGGACAGGTTCACCTACCCGCCCCGGAATTCCGCCGGAGTCAGCTCCACGGCGACCGTGACACTGCTGCCCCGACCAGTATGTCCCGGCTCTCACCATCGCCCCGGATGGCAAGGTCATGCTGGGCTACCAGGGCATCCCGCTGCGAAGCTACACCATCGAACGCTCCACCGATCTGAATGGGTGGACCGCCATCGGCACCCGCTCCAGCGATGCCGTCGGCTGGCTCGACTTCACCGACGCCGCCCCGACCATGTCCCGCGCATTCTACAGGATCGTCTCGCACTAAGGGGAGGCATCATCTGCCCGCCCTTTCTCCGGGGCGACCCCTCAGCCACGGTCTCCAGAAATGCCCGGATCACCGACGGAAAGACCGGAGGCCGACGAATGCCGCCAATGCATCACAACGGAGACCCGACTACGGGCCTCGCCTTGGGCGGAGTCTCCTGA
- a CDS encoding Gfo/Idh/MocA family protein — MSSAALLSGAGLVTAQDAVPLAPPDKQPENLEVEGAAGKKAGWAIVGLGELALEEIMPAFAGCKRSKPVALVSGHRDKALKVAKAHGISEDAIYDYQNFDRIADDKRIDIVYIVLPNSMHAEFTIRALKAGKHVLCEKPMAVSVEEGEAMAKAAEEAGKKLGVAYRLHYEPMNKMVMEWCRAKRFGGIRAFTSSNCQDVKAPNIRLSGKLGGGPVGDVGVYSINAARYVFNEEPVEVTAYASRPEDDPRFREVPESVSFILRYASGAVASCLCSFGTAESRSYHVHCEKGTIVMDPAFSYRGLRLRTISKSGEESPTESTEVMVPQVDHFTAEMDGFSTAVLDNGEVVTPAAMGLADMKIVEAIAKSIESGAPAKVAR; from the coding sequence ATGAGTTCCGCAGCGCTGCTTTCCGGCGCAGGGCTTGTCACCGCCCAAGATGCTGTGCCGCTCGCGCCGCCAGACAAGCAGCCGGAGAATCTGGAGGTGGAAGGGGCCGCCGGGAAGAAGGCAGGGTGGGCCATCGTGGGGCTTGGCGAGCTCGCACTTGAGGAGATCATGCCAGCATTCGCCGGTTGCAAGCGCTCGAAGCCGGTTGCACTCGTGAGCGGTCACCGCGACAAGGCGCTGAAAGTTGCGAAAGCCCACGGAATCTCCGAAGATGCCATCTACGACTACCAAAACTTCGACCGCATCGCCGACGACAAGCGCATCGACATCGTCTACATCGTGCTGCCCAACAGCATGCACGCGGAATTTACCATCCGTGCGCTGAAAGCCGGCAAGCACGTCCTCTGCGAGAAGCCGATGGCGGTGAGCGTGGAGGAGGGCGAGGCCATGGCAAAGGCCGCGGAAGAAGCGGGGAAGAAACTCGGCGTCGCCTACCGTCTGCACTACGAGCCGATGAACAAGATGGTCATGGAATGGTGTCGGGCAAAGCGTTTCGGTGGCATCCGCGCATTCACCTCCAGCAACTGCCAGGATGTGAAGGCTCCCAATATCCGCCTGAGCGGAAAGCTCGGCGGTGGACCGGTGGGCGACGTGGGCGTGTATTCCATCAATGCCGCCCGTTACGTCTTCAATGAGGAGCCGGTGGAAGTGACGGCCTATGCCTCGCGGCCGGAGGATGATCCGAGATTCCGCGAAGTGCCCGAGAGCGTGAGCTTCATCTTGCGCTACGCCTCCGGGGCGGTGGCCAGTTGCCTTTGTTCTTTCGGAACTGCGGAGAGCCGGAGTTACCATGTCCACTGCGAAAAGGGCACCATCGTCATGGACCCTGCCTTCAGCTATCGCGGGCTGCGGCTGCGCACGATTTCAAAGAGCGGCGAAGAGTCACCGACTGAGTCCACTGAGGTAATGGTGCCACAGGTCGATCACTTCACTGCGGAGATGGACGGCTTCTCCACCGCGGTTCTCGACAATGGCGAGGTAGTAACGCCGGCCGCAATGGGACTCGCCGACATGAAGATCGTGGAGGCGATTGCCAAGTCCATCGAATCCGGAGCACCCGCGAAGGTGGCAAGGTGA